The bacterium DNA segment CCACAAGCCGCGCGTCTACTCCCGCGACGGGCAGGACCCGAGTTCCACCGCCGGCGCGGCGCCCACGGCGCAGCCGACCGCCCCGTAGCCCGCCCACTTCCCCCTGCCGGACGGCGCGGGCGCGTTGACAACGCCCGTGCCGTCCCCTAGATTTCTTCGAACCCCTCGAACCGGGAGGAGCTGAAGATGCTGCGTTGGAGCAACCATCGCCGACTGCTGACTCGCGCGCCGCGGAGCCGCGCCTCGTTCCCGCTGGTCGAGGTCGCGACGCCGAACCTGATGCGCGACCTCTTCCCCTACAAGGAGGTCTGCCGCGTCGACTTCGACCACCAGCAGGTGATGCTCGACCCGGCCGAGGACATGTTCGTCACGGACACCACCTTCCGCGACGGGCAGCAGGCGCGCCCCCCGTACACGCCCGAGCAGGTCGTGCACCTGTTCGGGCTGCTCTCGAAGCTCGGGGGCCCCAACGGCGTGGTCCGCATCTGCGAGTTCTTCCTCTACCGCGACGACGACCGCGAGGCGGTGCGCCGCTGCCAGGAGCTGGACCTGAAGTTCCCGCAGATCACCGGCTGGATCCGCGCGACGGCGAAGGACCTGCAGCTCGTGCGCGAGATGGGCTTGAAGGAAACGGGGATGCTGACCTCGGTCAGCGACTACCACATCTTCCTCAAGCTCGGCTGGGACCGCCGCAAGGCGCTGGAGAATTATCTGGCGGTCGTCAAGGAGGCGCTCGCGCTGGGCATCACGCCGCGCTGTCACTTCGAGGACCTGACCCGCGCCGACATCTACGGCTTCTGCGTGCCCTTTGCGATCGAGCTGATGAAGCTCTCCGAGGAGGCCCGCGTGCCGATCAAGATCCGCCTCTGCGACACCATGGGCTACGGCGTCCCCTACGACGGCGCCGCGCTGCCGCGCAGCGTCCAGAAGCTCGTGCGGGCGTTCATCGATGACGCCGGCGTCCCCGGCCCGCAGCTGGAGTGGCACGGGCACAACGACCTGCACAAGGTGCTCATCAACCCCACCACCGCCTGGCTCTACGGCTGCGCGGGCGCCAACGGCGCGCTGCTGGGCTTCGGCGAGCGCACCGGCAACACGCCGGTCGAGGCGCTCGTCATCGAGTAC contains these protein-coding regions:
- a CDS encoding histone-lysine N-methyltransferase translates to MLRWSNHRRLLTRAPRSRASFPLVEVATPNLMRDLFPYKEVCRVDFDHQQVMLDPAEDMFVTDTTFRDGQQARPPYTPEQVVHLFGLLSKLGGPNGVVRICEFFLYRDDDREAVRRCQELDLKFPQITGWIRATAKDLQLVREMGLKETGMLTSVSDYHIFLKLGWDRRKALENYLAVVKEALALGITPRCHFEDLTRADIYGFCVPFAIELMKLSEEARVPIKIRLCDTMGYGVPYDGAALPRSVQKLVRAFIDDAGVPGPQLEWHGHNDLHKVLINPTTAWLYGCAGANGALLGFGERTGNTPVEALVIEYIQLRGDANGIDTTIITDIRNYFEQELGVVIPPNYPLVGRNFNVTSAGIHADGLIKNEEIYNIFDTLRLLKRPVGVTITDKSGLAGIAHWVNSRLTVPGGKRLEKQHPGIQKMYKWVMKQFEQGRTTSIADEEMEALASQYLPELFVSEFDRLKKKVLEMARSIVRELLRHEEIASMDPARAEVELRRFVDEHPYVQFAYLTNIEGKKVTHNVTQLADKGKFEKIGLHQDFSDREWFSQPLATGEVCATDFYSSKITGRLCITASAPVWRGEEMVGVLGLDFKFEDMARLHPVEGAPAPIYVEED